The Vibrio echinoideorum genome includes a region encoding these proteins:
- a CDS encoding HD domain-containing phosphohydrolase, whose amino-acid sequence MALKKISLRFTVGTMFILATVLTAVVAVSLQYYFSKKMATEHTLSKLTMVSNDLSDYLGAVETDAVNTARLLASVKRSISQRLSKEESHSILAEAIKDNPLFYSIYIGSPNDDFFQIINLESASSVRNRIGAAQTDRWVVIEIKNKEQGRVRTTNYFDQNFTLRKSRVEQSNYFPTARPWYIAANTETVEKTQPYLFQHLQITGQTYSLAFKSKFDGNVQHVIGIDIVLSSLAYQLSASALGLDEDSKVESFLYSKSGNIIASNRKTNTQNLLPEVSKISLSPAQQTLIENTPPLLVSNQNDWGPMDFSVSGQPNGYAIDLLNMIGDMTGLRFEFVNGFSWGELVNKFKKGSIDGLQSVQNYQDNGINGLYTTAIYELPFSVVTRESAQAVTSYAELDGKKVAVLSGWSIIPQLRNDFPNIELVEFDSLESAFNSVKKGDCFAVLDAEPVLSFALDRFFHSSLRINDILRDLKQNYPSEFHVVLQNKHQSLLPIINQAMSQLSREQIDSLAKKWFHGNGFKTDTTVPYSELYDMTDVATVEGKMSNVEFNGEAKHLYLTEIETGEENSEYFAVLIPESEIYHSVNKRVAASIGVTVVLMCLTLPIAWIFGAPIVRPIRQLREETNRIKQRDYDNVELVETRIKEVWELSVAVKDMASEIKQHERTQEEFVEAFIKLIAQAIDDKSPYTAGHCNRVPELGLMLAKAAEESELPAFKAFKFANDVERREFRIAAWLHDCGKITTPEHIVDKGSKLEANYNRIHEVRTRFEVLWRDAEIEALKKLLDGEKSKANIDEELKRKQVTLVEDFEFIASSNVGGEFMSDDKVERIKLISEQTWQRNFDEKLGLSPAEEFDLLTNSTGDTSLPVQEKLLSDKPEHIVERVGAVNFDPRHGIRMNVPEHQYNLGEIYNLSIARGTLTAEDRFKINEHIVSTIKMLENLPFPKELSRVPRYASTHHETLKGTGYPRRLTGDDLSIPERILVISDIFEALTAADRPYKKAKPISVAVDIMYKMALDEHLDIELFRLFLTSGTHIRYAETYLKPEQIDHIDLSKYVVEGVAA is encoded by the coding sequence ATGGCATTAAAAAAAATTTCGTTACGCTTTACCGTTGGAACAATGTTCATACTTGCGACTGTGCTAACTGCTGTGGTTGCCGTTTCTCTTCAATACTACTTCAGTAAAAAGATGGCAACAGAACATACCTTGTCGAAATTGACGATGGTCTCCAATGATTTGAGTGATTATCTCGGTGCAGTTGAAACTGATGCAGTTAATACGGCACGTTTACTTGCTTCAGTGAAGCGTTCTATTAGTCAACGTTTATCCAAAGAAGAGTCACACAGTATCCTCGCAGAGGCTATTAAAGATAACCCTCTTTTTTATAGCATTTACATTGGCTCGCCTAACGATGATTTCTTTCAAATTATTAATTTAGAATCGGCCTCTTCTGTGAGAAACAGAATCGGCGCCGCGCAGACAGACCGGTGGGTCGTGATTGAAATCAAAAACAAGGAACAAGGACGTGTCCGCACGACGAATTACTTTGACCAGAACTTCACACTCAGAAAGTCACGAGTGGAGCAGAGTAACTACTTTCCGACTGCTCGGCCTTGGTATATTGCAGCCAATACTGAAACCGTTGAAAAAACGCAACCTTACCTCTTTCAGCATTTACAGATTACTGGGCAAACTTACTCTTTGGCTTTTAAGTCAAAATTCGACGGGAATGTTCAACATGTAATTGGTATCGATATCGTTCTATCTTCTCTAGCTTACCAACTATCAGCATCTGCGTTAGGGTTAGATGAAGACAGTAAAGTGGAATCTTTTTTATATTCTAAGTCTGGGAATATCATCGCTTCTAACCGTAAGACCAATACTCAAAATTTATTGCCCGAAGTGTCTAAAATTAGCTTGTCGCCAGCACAACAAACTTTGATAGAAAATACGCCACCACTTTTAGTTTCAAATCAAAATGATTGGGGGCCGATGGACTTTTCGGTTTCGGGGCAGCCTAACGGTTATGCGATTGATCTTCTCAACATGATTGGTGATATGACGGGGTTAAGGTTTGAATTTGTAAATGGGTTTTCTTGGGGAGAGCTCGTTAATAAATTTAAGAAGGGCAGTATTGATGGCCTGCAATCGGTTCAAAATTATCAAGATAATGGGATAAATGGTTTATATACAACAGCAATCTATGAACTGCCATTTTCTGTCGTAACGAGAGAAAGTGCACAAGCCGTGACGAGTTATGCCGAACTTGATGGCAAGAAAGTGGCTGTTTTATCTGGGTGGTCAATCATTCCTCAATTGAGGAATGATTTTCCAAATATCGAACTGGTTGAGTTTGATAGTTTGGAATCTGCATTCAATTCCGTCAAAAAAGGAGATTGCTTCGCGGTGTTGGACGCAGAGCCAGTACTGTCATTTGCATTAGATAGATTTTTTCATTCAAGTTTGAGAATCAATGACATATTGCGAGATCTAAAGCAAAACTATCCAAGTGAGTTCCATGTAGTGCTGCAGAACAAGCACCAATCATTATTGCCGATCATCAATCAAGCGATGAGTCAGTTAAGTCGTGAGCAAATCGATTCATTGGCCAAGAAGTGGTTTCATGGGAATGGGTTTAAGACGGATACAACAGTTCCTTACTCAGAACTTTACGATATGACTGATGTGGCGACAGTTGAAGGTAAGATGAGCAACGTTGAATTTAATGGAGAGGCAAAACATCTATATCTTACTGAAATAGAAACGGGTGAGGAGAATTCCGAGTATTTTGCTGTATTAATTCCTGAGAGTGAAATCTACCATTCTGTTAATAAACGAGTCGCGGCTTCAATTGGAGTCACTGTCGTATTGATGTGTTTGACGCTACCTATCGCATGGATTTTCGGTGCGCCAATTGTACGTCCGATCCGTCAATTGAGAGAAGAAACGAATCGAATAAAGCAACGTGATTATGACAATGTCGAACTTGTTGAGACTCGAATTAAAGAAGTGTGGGAATTGTCTGTCGCTGTAAAAGATATGGCTTCTGAAATCAAGCAACATGAGCGGACTCAAGAAGAGTTTGTTGAAGCTTTTATAAAGCTTATCGCGCAGGCCATTGATGATAAATCGCCATACACCGCAGGGCACTGTAATCGCGTGCCTGAGTTAGGTTTAATGCTTGCTAAAGCCGCTGAAGAATCCGAACTCCCAGCGTTCAAGGCGTTTAAGTTTGCCAATGATGTCGAACGTCGGGAGTTTCGAATTGCGGCATGGCTACATGATTGTGGAAAGATCACAACACCGGAACACATCGTCGATAAGGGCTCTAAACTAGAAGCCAATTACAACCGTATTCATGAAGTACGCACGCGTTTTGAAGTGCTTTGGCGAGATGCTGAAATTGAGGCTCTTAAAAAGCTTTTAGATGGTGAGAAATCCAAAGCAAACATCGATGAGGAACTAAAACGCAAGCAAGTAACATTGGTTGAAGACTTTGAATTTATAGCCTCTTCAAATGTTGGAGGTGAGTTTATGAGCGATGATAAAGTTGAACGAATCAAGCTGATCTCAGAACAAACATGGCAACGTAATTTTGACGAAAAACTGGGCTTATCTCCTGCCGAGGAATTTGATTTATTGACGAATAGTACGGGCGATACAAGTCTTCCTGTACAAGAAAAATTATTGTCGGATAAACCTGAGCATATCGTTGAACGAGTTGGGGCAGTGAACTTTGACCCTCGACATGGAATACGAATGAATGTACCTGAGCATCAATATAATTTGGGTGAGATTTACAACTTATCAATTGCTCGCGGTACATTAACTGCGGAAGATCGGTTTAAGATTAATGAGCACATAGTCAGTACTATTAAGATGCTTGAAAATCTGCCATTCCCGAAAGAACTAAGTCGTGTTCCTCGCTATGCATCGACGCACCATGAAACACTCAAAGGCACTGGGTATCCAAGGAGGTTGACTGGCGACGATCTTTCCATTCCAGAACGTATTCTGGTGATCTCCGATATTTTTGAGGCACTAACCGCTGCGGATAGGCCTTATAAGAAGGCGAAGCCGATTAGTGTTGCTGTCGATATTATGTACAAAATGGCGTTGGACGAGCACCTCGATATAGAACTGTTTAGGTTGTTCCTAACTAGCGGTACACATATCCGTTATGCCGAAACGTATTTAAAACCGGAACAGATCGATCATATAGACCTATCAAAATATGTAGTTGAAGGCGTCGCTGCTTAA
- a CDS encoding AraC family transcriptional regulator, with protein MLIDDNTPFYVDGMPYPFVGIAAQVGRHDSGMHTHNRAQLLFAPHGCISITLDGMHCVLPPTKVAWIPAGIEHCATMTNVVAYRSLYFDPLRITNLPKELSILNVTPLLKELIERMAFWDWDKPSEEQHNTLALCCEELSYAERNELTLPLPKDKRLALWLEKVKLGTQLPQPLNEMAKHIGASSKTVSRLFIKETGMPYQAWRQQWRLLSAIEQLSEKKSVSVVAHELEFSSDSAFIHFFKQHTGETPTHYIK; from the coding sequence ATGTTGATCGATGACAACACACCTTTTTATGTTGATGGTATGCCCTACCCCTTTGTTGGCATTGCCGCCCAAGTCGGCAGGCATGATTCTGGTATGCATACACACAACCGTGCACAATTGTTGTTTGCACCACATGGTTGCATCAGTATTACGCTTGACGGGATGCATTGTGTGTTGCCGCCCACCAAAGTGGCGTGGATACCCGCGGGAATTGAGCATTGCGCAACCATGACCAATGTCGTGGCCTATCGCTCGCTTTATTTTGATCCTCTTCGCATTACAAATTTGCCTAAAGAGTTGAGCATTCTTAACGTCACGCCACTACTAAAAGAGTTGATCGAACGAATGGCTTTTTGGGATTGGGATAAACCTAGTGAAGAGCAACACAACACATTGGCGTTGTGTTGCGAGGAACTTTCTTACGCAGAAAGGAACGAGCTAACGCTGCCTTTACCAAAAGATAAACGATTAGCGTTGTGGTTAGAAAAAGTAAAACTAGGAACACAGTTACCTCAACCACTCAATGAAATGGCCAAGCATATTGGAGCAAGCAGCAAGACCGTTAGCCGGTTATTCATCAAAGAAACGGGGATGCCTTACCAAGCTTGGCGTCAACAATGGCGGTTGTTAAGTGCCATTGAGCAATTGTCAGAAAAAAAGAGTGTCTCTGTGGTTGCCCACGAGTTAGAGTTCTCCAGTGACAGTGCGTTTATTCATTTCTTTAAGCAACACACCGGAGAAACCCCAACTCACTACATAAAGTGA